Proteins from a genomic interval of Rosa chinensis cultivar Old Blush chromosome 2, RchiOBHm-V2, whole genome shotgun sequence:
- the LOC112189337 gene encoding brefeldin A-inhibited guanine nucleotide-exchange protein 5, translating into MQLEFFLVLLLRFRESLKGEICIFFPLIVLRSLDGLDLPMNQKMIVLRMVEKVCKDLQMLVDIFMNYDCDLEALNLFERMNISRDAKCRSNMAVASQTTSIKGSSLLCLVNVLKSLVDWKKSCGESDRIKTFSLWKEMLQLKSVDVKSRQDATINFEKAKAHKSLQWNLPYLRWNKVMLYY; encoded by the exons ATGCAACTGGAATTTTTTTTAGTGCTTTTGTTGCGGTTTAGAGAAAGTCTCAAG GGTGAAATATGCATCTTCTTTCCTTTGATAGTTCTCCGGTCCCTGGATGGCTTGGATTTACCCATGAACCAAAAAATGATTGTCCTTAG GATGGTTGAAAAGGTTTGCAAGGATCTTCAGATGCTTGTTGACATATTTATGAACTATGACTGTGATCTTGAGGCACTGAACTTGTTTGAGCGGATG AATATCTCAAGGGATGCAAAATGCAGATCCAATATGGCTGTTGCGTCCCAGACTACTTCAATAAAGGGTTCATCTCTTCTG TGTCTTGTGAACGTGCTTAAATCACTTGTAGATTGGAAAAAGTCATGCGGAGAATCAGATAGAATAAAAACATTCAGTCTCTGGAAGGAGATGCTTCAGCTAAAGAGTGTTGACGTGAAAAGCAGGCAAGATGCAACCATTAACTTTGAGAAGGCAAAAGCTCATAAGTCTCTACAGTGGAATCTGCCATATTTGAGGTGGAATAAAGTGATGTTGTATTACTAA